A segment of the Catenovulum adriaticum genome:
GCTCAGCTGAAATCACCTGTGCTAGAAGAGTAATGTAATATGATTCACCCAAGTGCAATAATCGATCCTTCAGCAAAAATTGGTAAAAATGTTGAAATTGGACCATGGACTTGGATAGGCGCCGATGTAGTCATCGGCGACGGATGTGTGATCGGCTCACATGTTGTGATTAAAGGCCCAACTGTGATTGGCGAACATAATCGGATTTTTCAGTTTGCATCCATTGGTGAAGATTGCCAAGATAAAAAATATGCAGGTGAACCCACTCGGTTAGTGATTGGCAATAACAATGTATTTCGTGAATCAGTCACAATACATAGAGGCACGGTTCAAGATAACAGCTTAACCCAAATTGGTGACGACAATTTATTCATGGCTTATGTACATGTCGCGCACGACTGCATGGTAGGCAATGATAATATTCTTGCTAATAATGCAACCTTAGCGGGTCATGTTCATGTAGGCGACCATGCCATCTTAGGCGGGTTTACTGGTATTCATCAGTTTTGTAAAGTAGGTAGCTATTCATTTTGTGGTGTTGGCTCTGTGGTGGTAAAAGACGTGCTGCCTTATTTAATGGTGGCGGGTCAAAATGCAGTGCCTCACGGCATGAATTTCGAAGGTTTGAAACGTCGCGGATTTAGTAAATCAGCTATTTTAGAACTCAGACGTGCCTATAAAACCATTTACCGAAATGGCTTAACCTTGGCCGATGCGACCGCGCAATTAGAGCAAGTTGCTGAAAATGAGCCTGCGGTTAAACTCTTGGTTGATTTTATTAAAGCATCTGAACGCGGTATTATTCGTTAATTATGTCTCAACAAAAGTTGAAGATAGCCATTGTCGCCGGAGAAAAATCCGGCGACATTTTAGCAGCCAATTTAATCCAAACCCTCACTCAAAGGCTAAACCAAGCCGGTTATCAAGTTAGTTTTGAAGGTGTAGCAGGCCCATTAATGCAGGCCCAAGGTTGTAAAACCTTATTTGACATGGAAGAACTGGCCGTAATGGGACTAGTTGAAGTGTTAGGCCGCTTGCCCAGATTGTTATCGATCCGAAAGCAGCTCAAGCAACATTGGCTTAAAAACCCACCAGATTTAATGATAGGGGTCGATGCGCCTGATTTTAATTTAAGTTTAGAGAAATACTTAAAGCAAAATAATATTAAAACTGTGCATTATGTGAGTCCTTCAATTTGGGCTTGGCGACAAAAACGTGTATTTAAAGTAAAAGCCGCAACCAATTTGGTATTGGCTTTATTGCCCTTTGAAAAAGCTTTCTATGATAAATATCAGGTCCCATGTCGATTTGTTGGGCACACACTAGCTGACCAAATTCCCATGCAAACAGATGTACTAGCTGCTCAAAACGCATTGGGTTTATCACCTGAATACGAGTATATTGCCGTACTGCCTGGCAGCCGGAAAAGTGAAGTTGAATTATTATCACCAGTGTTTAGTCAAGCTTGCCAGATTTTACAGCAAAAATATCCCAAACTTAAATTCATTAGCGCTTGTGTTAATGAAAAACGTAAAGCCGAGCTACAAAGCGCTTTTTCTGAATTTGCACCGCAAGTAGACATTCAGTATTTTGACAATCAGTCGCGCGATGTGATGGCAGCCAGCAAAGCGATTATGATAGCTTCAGGCACGGCTACGCTAGAAGCCGCGTTAATTAAAAAACCTATGGTGGCTTGTTACAAATTTAAACCATTGTCTTACTTTATTTTTAAGCGGATGGTAAAAATAAAATATTTTTCATTGCCCAATTTAGTGGCAAATAAAGCCGTTATTCCCGAATTACTGCAAGATGAACTAACAGCTGAAACTTTATTAGCTGCACTTGAGAATGTAATGCGCCATAGTGATGAAATGCTTCAATCATTTGTTGATATTCATCAACAACTCAAACAAAATGCAGGCGAGCAAGCAGCCCAAGCGATAGACGAATTATTACATGCAAATTGATTTTGACTTTGAAAAAGAACAACATTTACAAAAAATAGCAGGTGTAGATGAAGTCGGACGAGGCCCATTAGTTGGCTGCGTGGTGGCTTCTGCTGTTATTCTTGACCCTGCCAACCCTATTGTCGGCCTGCGTGATTCAAAAAAGCTGAGTGCAAAAAAGCGTGCAGCATTTGAAATTGAAATAAAAGAAAAAAGCTTAGCTTGGGCTGTTGCTGTTGCCACCCCAGCAGAGATTGACCAAATTAACATTTTACAAGCTAGCTTTTTAGCGATGAAGCGCGCCGTAGAAAGTTTATCGATTATTCCTGATTTAGCTTTGGTAGATGGTAATAAAACCCCAGATATTGCTATTCCGGCACAAGCTATCATCAAAGGTGATGACTTAATTCCAGCCATTAGTGCGGCCTCTATCTTAGCCAAAGAATATCGAGATAGAGAAATGTATGCATTAGCAGAGCAATATCCGGTTTATGGTTTTGATAAACACAAAGGTTATCCAACTGCTCAACACTTGGCCTCATTAGCACAGCACGGCGTAATTAGTGCTTATCGTAAAAGTTTTAAACCCGTTAAACGATTACTTGATGAGAATCATAACCTATGATCGATCCTAAATTTATTCATTTACGTGTTCACTCAGATTTTTCTATGGTGGATGGCTTAAATAAAGTCAAACCCATAGTGTCCAATATTGCTGAGCTAAAAATGCCGGCGGTTGCGGTAACGGATCAAGGTAACTTATGTGGCTTAGTGCGTTTTTATGGTGCGGCAAATGGTGCAGGAATAAAACCGATTGTAGGAGCTGATTTTTGGGTTAAAAGTGACGAACTAGGTGATGAGCTTTTTCGTTTAGTGGTACTAGCTAAAGATAATCAGGGCTATAAAAATTTAACCTTACTCATTTCAAAAGCCTACTTGAGAGGTTCAATTCAAGATAAACCCGTTATTGATAAAAATTGGTTAATTGAACACGCCGAAGGGCTTATTTTATTATCGGGTGGGCGCGAAGGTGATTTAGGGATTGCGTTGATTAAAGGCAATCAAAATATGGCGGATAAAATTACCCAATTTTATCAAACTTATTTTGCTGATCATTATTATATCGAGTTACTTAGAACTGGTCGTGAGAACGAAGAAAGCTATTTACATATGGCGGTAGAGTGGGCGCAGCAGCACGATTTACCAGTTGTTGCAACCAATGAAGTCTGTTTTTTAAAAGCCGAAGATTTTGCCGCGCATGAAATCCGCTGTGCCATCCATGATGGTTATACGCTCGAAGATAAACGCAGACCTAAGCGGTACTCAGAGCAGCAATATATGCGTTCTGAACAAGAGATGTGTGAGCTATTTTCTGATATTCCAGAAGCACTGGCAAACTCAGTTGAAATTGCCAAACGTTGTAATGTGACCATACGTTTAGGTGAATATTTTTTACCTAGTTTTCCAACAGGTGGCATGTCGACGGAAGATTTT
Coding sequences within it:
- the lpxB gene encoding lipid-A-disaccharide synthase → MSQQKLKIAIVAGEKSGDILAANLIQTLTQRLNQAGYQVSFEGVAGPLMQAQGCKTLFDMEELAVMGLVEVLGRLPRLLSIRKQLKQHWLKNPPDLMIGVDAPDFNLSLEKYLKQNNIKTVHYVSPSIWAWRQKRVFKVKAATNLVLALLPFEKAFYDKYQVPCRFVGHTLADQIPMQTDVLAAQNALGLSPEYEYIAVLPGSRKSEVELLSPVFSQACQILQQKYPKLKFISACVNEKRKAELQSAFSEFAPQVDIQYFDNQSRDVMAASKAIMIASGTATLEAALIKKPMVACYKFKPLSYFIFKRMVKIKYFSLPNLVANKAVIPELLQDELTAETLLAALENVMRHSDEMLQSFVDIHQQLKQNAGEQAAQAIDELLHAN
- the lpxA gene encoding acyl-ACP--UDP-N-acetylglucosamine O-acyltransferase, producing MIHPSAIIDPSAKIGKNVEIGPWTWIGADVVIGDGCVIGSHVVIKGPTVIGEHNRIFQFASIGEDCQDKKYAGEPTRLVIGNNNVFRESVTIHRGTVQDNSLTQIGDDNLFMAYVHVAHDCMVGNDNILANNATLAGHVHVGDHAILGGFTGIHQFCKVGSYSFCGVGSVVVKDVLPYLMVAGQNAVPHGMNFEGLKRRGFSKSAILELRRAYKTIYRNGLTLADATAQLEQVAENEPAVKLLVDFIKASERGIIR
- the rnhB gene encoding ribonuclease HII, which gives rise to MQIDFDFEKEQHLQKIAGVDEVGRGPLVGCVVASAVILDPANPIVGLRDSKKLSAKKRAAFEIEIKEKSLAWAVAVATPAEIDQINILQASFLAMKRAVESLSIIPDLALVDGNKTPDIAIPAQAIIKGDDLIPAISAASILAKEYRDREMYALAEQYPVYGFDKHKGYPTAQHLASLAQHGVISAYRKSFKPVKRLLDENHNL